In one Candidatus Polarisedimenticolaceae bacterium genomic region, the following are encoded:
- a CDS encoding DUF4126 domain-containing protein — protein MDTLLSVCVGIGLSAACGFRVFLPLLGLGLAARGGYLEIAPTFGWVANDAALLALAVATILEIGAYYVPWLDHLLDAAASPMAVAAGVIASASVLTDVDPWLRWTLAAIAGGGTAGAVQALTVGTRKLSLFTTAGIANPLVSTLELGGSLLMTLLAVLVPLLALFVIGIFAGIFLLVFRARRARSRA, from the coding sequence ATGGACACGCTCCTGAGCGTTTGCGTCGGGATCGGTCTCTCCGCCGCGTGCGGATTCCGCGTCTTTCTGCCGCTGCTCGGTCTCGGGCTGGCCGCCCGCGGCGGCTACCTCGAGATCGCGCCGACGTTCGGCTGGGTCGCGAACGACGCCGCGCTCCTCGCGCTCGCCGTCGCGACGATCCTCGAGATCGGCGCCTATTACGTCCCGTGGCTCGACCACCTGCTCGACGCGGCCGCGAGCCCGATGGCGGTCGCGGCGGGCGTGATCGCCTCGGCGTCGGTCCTCACCGACGTCGATCCGTGGCTGCGCTGGACCCTCGCGGCGATCGCCGGGGGCGGCACGGCGGGGGCGGTCCAGGCCCTGACGGTCGGAACGCGCAAGCTCTCGTTGTTCACGACCGCGGGGATCGCGAACCCGCTGGTCTCCACGCTCGAACTGGGAGGGTCCCTACTCATGACGCTGCTCGCCGTTCTCGTCCCCCTGCTCGCCTTGTTCGTGATCGGCATCTTCGCCGGGATCTTCCTGCTCGTGTTCCGCGCCAGGCGAGCGAGGAGCCGCGCTTGA
- a CDS encoding aminotransferase class V-fold PLP-dependent enzyme, translated as MSRPLLMIPGPIEISPAVLEAFSQPPPGHLEARVVEAFGSALERMRRVWLAGGSAQPFVVAGSGTTAMDMAAANLVGRGDRVVVVKTGYFSDRMEEMLRRLGATIDAIDAEPGDAPSPEAVAERLDAGPKAKALFATHVDTSTGVRVDPAPLAALARAREVLSVFDGVCATGAERFEMEAWGADVYLTASQKAIGLPPGLALLVASERALAAREGLAAAPPMSLDWLQWRPIMQAYEARRPSYFATPATNLVMALDTGLGEMLAGGIEERFAAHERAAERMRRAWDDLGLRPVPVRRELLAWTLSALWFPDGVDAALVGRILREGVIVAGGLHPAIRTRYFRVGHMGYAATRPEMLDRTVDAVRRGLAAKP; from the coding sequence TTGAGCCGTCCCCTCCTCATGATCCCGGGACCGATCGAGATCTCCCCCGCGGTTCTCGAGGCGTTCTCGCAGCCTCCGCCGGGGCACCTCGAGGCGCGCGTCGTCGAGGCGTTCGGGAGCGCGCTCGAGCGGATGCGCCGCGTGTGGCTCGCCGGCGGCTCCGCGCAGCCGTTCGTGGTCGCCGGGTCGGGGACGACGGCGATGGACATGGCCGCCGCCAACCTCGTCGGCCGCGGCGATCGCGTGGTCGTCGTGAAGACCGGGTACTTCTCGGACCGGATGGAGGAGATGCTCCGGCGACTCGGGGCGACGATCGACGCGATCGACGCGGAGCCGGGCGACGCGCCGTCCCCCGAGGCGGTCGCGGAGCGCCTCGACGCCGGGCCGAAGGCGAAGGCCCTGTTCGCGACCCACGTCGACACGTCGACCGGGGTGCGCGTCGACCCCGCGCCGCTCGCCGCCCTCGCCCGCGCGCGCGAGGTGCTGTCGGTCTTCGACGGCGTGTGCGCGACCGGGGCGGAGCGGTTCGAGATGGAGGCCTGGGGGGCGGACGTCTACCTCACCGCCTCCCAGAAGGCGATCGGGCTTCCGCCGGGGCTCGCGCTGCTCGTCGCATCCGAGCGGGCGCTCGCCGCCCGGGAGGGGCTCGCGGCGGCGCCGCCGATGAGCCTCGACTGGCTCCAGTGGCGGCCGATCATGCAGGCCTACGAGGCACGCAGGCCGTCGTATTTCGCCACCCCGGCGACGAATCTCGTGATGGCGCTGGACACCGGCCTCGGCGAAATGCTCGCCGGGGGGATCGAGGAGCGGTTCGCGGCGCACGAGCGGGCGGCCGAGCGCATGCGGCGTGCATGGGACGACCTGGGTCTCCGGCCGGTCCCGGTCCGGCGGGAGCTTCTGGCCTGGACGCTGAGCGCGTTGTGGTTCCCCGACGGCGTCGACGCCGCGCTCGTCGGGCGCATCCTTCGGGAGGGGGTGATCGTGGCGGGCGGGCTGCACCCCGCGATCCGCACCCGGTACTTCCGGGTCGGGCACATGGGGTACGCGGCGACGCGGCCGGAGATGCTCGATCGAACGGTGGACGCCGTCCGGCGCGGGCTGGCCGCGAAGCCGTAA
- the fusA gene encoding elongation factor G: MISDLRHVRNIGISAHIDSGKTTLTERILFYTQRIRVIHDVKGKDGVGAKMDSMDLERERGITIQSAATHVTWKSHHINIIDTPGHVDFTIEVERSLRVLDGAILVLDSVAGVQSQTMTVDRQMRRYNVPRLAFVNKMDRSGANPFKVTEQLREKLKQNAVMLQIPIGAEAAFQGVVDLIEMKALYFDGDNGERIRAEEIPAELRDEAESRRAELLDAVSLFSDELMEAALEDKATPEMIRDAVRKATIAREIVPVFCGSAYKNKGVQPLLDAVTHFLPDPTEVVNEALDLEKNEERVVLKSDPGLPFVGLAFKLDETRFGQLTYIRVYQGVLKRGDSILNARTDKEVRVGRLIRMHSDEMEDIESSHSGDIVALFGIDCASGDTFCDPKIRFAMTSMHVPAPVIHLTIKPKDKKAQANVAKALNRFVKEDPTFHSRVDEESGETVISGMGELHLDVYVERMKREYGAEVETGAPQVAYREAATRRAEFNYTHKKQTGGSGQYGRVAGYVEPMAEGDFEFVDEIFGGSIPREYIPSVEKGFKSMMKKGRLIGFPVTGFRVVINDGAAHAVDSSDNAFQAAARGAFREVYDRAKPTILEPIMKVAIEGPTEFQGAFVRTVMQRRGVIVGTTEAEGFVRVEADVPLAEMFGYSTDLRSSSQGKAEYTMEFARYSPVPKEVEAELIKKYGTGKVEDEE; the protein is encoded by the coding sequence GTGATCAGCGACCTCCGACACGTACGCAACATCGGCATCAGCGCGCACATCGACTCGGGGAAGACGACGCTCACCGAGCGCATCCTCTTCTACACCCAGCGCATCCGCGTCATCCACGACGTCAAGGGCAAGGACGGCGTGGGCGCGAAGATGGACTCGATGGACCTCGAGCGCGAGCGCGGCATCACGATCCAGTCCGCCGCGACCCACGTGACGTGGAAGAGCCACCACATCAACATCATCGACACTCCGGGTCACGTCGACTTCACGATCGAGGTCGAGCGCTCCCTGAGGGTGCTCGACGGCGCGATCCTCGTCCTCGACTCCGTCGCGGGCGTGCAGTCGCAGACGATGACCGTCGACCGCCAGATGCGCCGGTACAACGTGCCGCGCCTGGCGTTCGTGAACAAGATGGACCGCTCGGGGGCGAACCCCTTCAAGGTGACCGAGCAGCTCCGCGAGAAACTCAAGCAGAACGCGGTGATGCTCCAGATCCCGATCGGCGCCGAGGCCGCCTTCCAGGGCGTCGTCGACCTGATCGAGATGAAGGCCCTGTACTTCGACGGGGACAACGGCGAGAGGATCCGCGCCGAGGAGATCCCCGCGGAGCTGCGCGACGAGGCCGAGTCCCGCCGCGCCGAGCTGCTCGACGCGGTGTCGCTTTTCTCGGACGAGCTGATGGAGGCCGCCCTCGAGGACAAGGCCACCCCCGAGATGATCCGCGACGCCGTGCGCAAGGCGACGATCGCCCGCGAGATCGTGCCGGTCTTCTGCGGCTCCGCCTACAAGAACAAGGGCGTGCAGCCGCTGCTCGACGCCGTGACCCACTTCCTCCCGGACCCGACCGAGGTCGTGAACGAGGCCCTCGACCTCGAGAAGAACGAGGAGCGGGTCGTCCTGAAGTCCGATCCGGGGCTGCCTTTCGTCGGCCTCGCGTTCAAGCTGGACGAGACGCGTTTCGGCCAGCTGACGTACATCCGCGTGTACCAGGGCGTGCTCAAGCGCGGCGACTCGATCCTCAACGCGCGCACCGACAAGGAAGTCCGCGTCGGCCGGCTGATCCGCATGCACTCCGACGAGATGGAGGACATCGAGTCCTCGCACTCGGGGGACATCGTCGCGTTGTTCGGGATCGACTGCGCCTCGGGCGACACCTTCTGCGACCCGAAGATCCGCTTCGCGATGACCTCGATGCACGTCCCCGCGCCGGTCATCCACCTCACGATCAAGCCCAAGGACAAGAAGGCCCAGGCCAACGTCGCGAAGGCGCTCAACCGCTTCGTGAAGGAGGACCCGACTTTCCACTCGCGCGTCGACGAGGAGTCCGGCGAGACGGTCATCTCGGGAATGGGCGAGCTGCACCTCGACGTCTACGTCGAGCGCATGAAGCGCGAATACGGCGCCGAGGTCGAGACCGGCGCGCCGCAGGTCGCCTACCGCGAGGCCGCGACCCGCAGGGCGGAATTCAACTACACCCACAAGAAACAGACGGGTGGCTCCGGCCAGTACGGCCGCGTCGCCGGGTACGTCGAGCCGATGGCCGAGGGGGACTTCGAGTTCGTCGACGAGATCTTCGGCGGCTCGATTCCCCGCGAGTACATCCCTTCGGTCGAGAAGGGCTTCAAGTCGATGATGAAGAAGGGCCGCCTGATCGGCTTTCCCGTCACCGGCTTCCGCGTCGTCATCAACGACGGCGCCGCCCACGCGGTCGACTCCTCGGACAACGCCTTCCAGGCCGCCGCGCGCGGCGCCTTCCGCGAGGTCTACGATCGTGCGAAGCCGACGATCCTCGAGCCGATCATGAAGGTCGCGATCGAGGGCCCGACGGAGTTCCAGGGCGCTTTCGTCCGCACCGTGATGCAGCGGCGCGGGGTGATCGTCGGGACGACCGAGGCCGAGGGCTTCGTGCGCGTCGAGGCGGACGTTCCCCTCGCCGAGATGTTCGGCTACTCGACCGACCTGCGGTCGTCCTCGCAGGGGAAGGCGGAGTACACGATGGAGTTCGCGCGGTACTCCCCGGTCCCGAAGGAAGTCGAGGCGGAACTGATCAAGAAGTACGGCACCGGCAAGGTCGAAGACGAAGAGTAG